A window from Melopsittacus undulatus isolate bMelUnd1 chromosome Z, bMelUnd1.mat.Z, whole genome shotgun sequence encodes these proteins:
- the SH3GL2 gene encoding endophilin-A1 isoform X2: MERKVDVTSRAVMEIMAKTIEYLQPNPASRAKLSMINTMSKIRGQEKGPGYPQAEALLADAMLKFGRELGEECNFGPALADVGEAMKELSEVKDSLDMEVKQNFIDPLQNLHDKDLREIQHHLKKMEGRRLDFDYKKKRQGKLPDEELRQALEKFDESKEIAESSMFNLLEMDIEQVSQLSALVQAQLEYHKQATQILQRVTSKLEDRIKEASSQPRREYQPKPRMSLEFTTGDNTQHNGGISHATTPKPSGVHMDQPCCRALYDFEPENEGELGFKEGDIITLTNQIDENWYEGMLHGQSGFFPINYVDILVPLPN; the protein is encoded by the exons AAAGTGGATGTTACCAGCAGGGCAGTTATGGAGATAATGGCAAAGACAATAGAGTATCTTCAGCCCAATCCAG CTTCCAGAGCTAAACTCAGCATGATCAACACTATGTCAAAAATTCGAGGCCAGGAGAAGGGACCAGGTTATCCTCAGGCTGAAGCCTTGCTGGCAGATGCGATGCTGAAATTTGGACGAGAGCTTGGAGAAGAATGCAATTTTG GACCAGCACTTGCAGATGTCGGAGAAGCTATGAAGGAGCTTTCTGAGGTCAAGGACTCTCTTGACATGGAAGTGAAACAAAACTTCATTGACCCACTTCAGAATCTCCATGACAAAGATCTTAGAGAAATACAG CATCACCTAAAGAAAATGGAGGGTCGACGCCTAGATTTCGAttacaagaagaaaagacagGGCAAGCTCCCTGATGAAGAACTTCGCCAGGCTCTGGAGAAATTTGATGAATCAAAAGAAATTGCTGAGTCAAGCATGTTCAACCTTTTGGAGATGGAT ATTGAACAAGTGAGCCAGCTTTCTGCTCTTGTACAAGCCCAGCTGGAGTACCACAAGCAGGCCACACAGATCCTACAGCGAGTTACTTCTAAGCTGGAAGATAG AATAAAAGAGGCATCATCTCAGCCCAGGAGAGAATACCAACCCAAACCCCGTATGAGCCTGGAGTTCACAACTGGTGATAATACTCAGCACAATGGAGGAATATCCCATGCCACTACACCTAAACCATCAG GTGTTCACATGGATCAGCCATGCTGCCGAGCTCTGTATGACTTTGAACCAGAAAACGAAGGGGAGCTGGGATTTAAAGAGGGTGATATCATTACCCTCACTAACCAGATTGATGAAAACTGGTATGAGGGGATGCTTCATGGCCAGTCAGGTTTCTTCCCCATCAATTATGTTGATATTCTAGTTCCATTGCCCAATTAG